In one window of Gemmatimonadota bacterium DNA:
- a CDS encoding CoA-transferase subunit beta, giving the protein MSAYTPDEMMTIAAARRLGNGAVCFVGIGLPSAACNLARLTHAPDLVLIYESGTVGTRPTVLPLSIGDGELAETARSVIPLPEIFTHYLQRGRVDVGFLGAAQVDRFGDLNSTVIGSYDAPTVRLPGSGGAPEIAAHAKSVYVVMKQSARTFVERLDFRTSKGRTRALITDLCVMEPEAASGELVVTATYEGTTVEQARAACGWPLRAAAAVGTIARPTDEELRVLRDLQARTKAAHAVSVRLTL; this is encoded by the coding sequence ATGAGCGCCTACACGCCCGACGAGATGATGACCATCGCCGCCGCGCGGCGGCTCGGGAACGGGGCCGTCTGCTTCGTGGGGATCGGCCTGCCGAGCGCGGCGTGCAACCTCGCGCGCCTCACGCACGCGCCGGACCTCGTGCTCATCTACGAGAGCGGCACCGTGGGGACGCGGCCGACGGTGCTGCCGCTCTCCATCGGCGACGGCGAGCTCGCCGAGACGGCGCGGAGCGTGATCCCGTTGCCCGAGATCTTCACGCACTACCTGCAGCGCGGGCGCGTGGACGTCGGCTTCCTCGGCGCGGCGCAGGTCGATCGCTTCGGCGACCTCAACAGCACCGTCATCGGGTCGTACGATGCGCCGACGGTCCGCCTGCCGGGATCGGGTGGCGCTCCGGAGATCGCGGCGCATGCGAAGTCGGTGTACGTCGTGATGAAGCAGTCGGCGCGGACGTTCGTCGAGCGGCTGGACTTCAGGACGAGCAAGGGCCGGACGCGGGCGCTCATCACCGACCTGTGCGTGATGGAGCCGGAGGCCGCGTCGGGCGAGCTGGTGGTGACCGCGACCTATGAAGGGACGACGGTGGAGCAGGCGCGGGCGGCGTGCGGGTGGCCGCTGCGAGCGGCGGCGGCGGTGGGGACGATCGCGCGGCCGACCGACGAGGAACTGCGCGTGCTGCGGGACCTGCAGGCGCGCACGAAGGCCGCGCACGCGGTGTCGGTGCGACTGACGCTCTGA
- a CDS encoding CoA transferase subunit A, with protein sequence MTVALEGFTHLIPFAAGHEIIRQGRRDLTLVRMTPDLIYDQMIGMGCAKALTFSWGGNPGVGSLHRLRDAIEHAWPHALAIDEHSHAGMAVRYSAGAAGLPFGTLRGYTGTDLPAANATHIKSVTCPFTGEVLTALPALTPDVTILHAQAADREGNVLLRGIVGASREAAMAARTLVVTVERVVETLDAPMNAFVIPGWQVAAVAEVRGGAYPSYALGHYARDNAFYQAWDEIARSRDTFTAWMTRHVLGTATHAEFLRSVGVAG encoded by the coding sequence ATGACGGTCGCGCTCGAGGGCTTCACGCACCTCATCCCCTTCGCGGCCGGACACGAGATCATCCGGCAGGGGCGCCGCGACCTCACGCTCGTTCGCATGACCCCCGACCTCATCTACGACCAGATGATCGGCATGGGATGCGCGAAGGCGCTGACCTTCTCGTGGGGCGGGAATCCCGGCGTCGGGTCGCTGCATCGCCTGCGTGATGCGATCGAGCACGCGTGGCCACACGCGCTCGCGATCGACGAGCACAGCCATGCCGGGATGGCGGTGCGCTACAGCGCCGGCGCGGCCGGCCTGCCGTTCGGCACGCTGCGCGGCTACACCGGCACCGACCTCCCGGCGGCCAACGCGACGCACATCAAGTCGGTCACCTGCCCCTTCACCGGCGAGGTGCTCACGGCGCTCCCCGCGCTCACGCCCGACGTGACGATCCTCCATGCGCAGGCAGCGGACCGCGAGGGGAACGTGCTGCTCCGCGGGATCGTCGGCGCGAGCCGCGAGGCGGCGATGGCGGCGCGCACGCTCGTCGTCACGGTCGAGCGAGTGGTGGAGACGCTCGACGCGCCGATGAACGCGTTCGTGATCCCCGGCTGGCAGGTGGCCGCGGTGGCCGAGGTCCGCGGCGGGGCGTATCCGTCGTATGCGCTCGGGCACTACGCGCGGGACAACGCCTTCTACCAGGCGTGGGACGAGATCGCGCGGTCGCGCGACACCTTCACCGCCTGGATGACGCGACACGTGCTGGGCACGGCGACGCATGCCGAGTTCCTGCGGAGCGTGGGGGTGGCGGGATGA